The following proteins come from a genomic window of Plutella xylostella chromosome 22, ilPluXylo3.1, whole genome shotgun sequence:
- the LOC105395150 gene encoding uncharacterized protein LOC105395150 isoform X2, with amino-acid sequence MPKFDPPKHAYKIDGIKVDLGKSDSRRVVLQQVTLRSSGVYRCEVSAEAPSFASAAGEGRMEVIYLPREGPRITGNQQEGGGDHLFLNCTSGRSYPAAVLSWDIDGEKVTNPDHLIHYPPTAHAHGLVSVALGLLVPRGRSMQVRCTARVAPAWREGSEAVVGSQLSDSKEAMLLVRSAGAPLAPSAAAVCAAVLFLTSTALSST; translated from the exons ATGCCCAAGTTCGATCCGCCGAAACACGCCTACAAGATAGATGGCATCAAGGTcgat CTGGGCAAGTCGGACTCTCGTCGCGTGGTGCTGCAGCAGGTGACGCTCCGGTCCAGCGGCGTGTACCGCTGCGAGGTGTCCGCCGAGGCGCCCAGCTTCGCCTCCGCCGCAGGCGAGGGACGCATGGAAGTCATAT ACCTGCCTCGCGAGGGCCCTCGTATCACTGGCAACCAGCAGGAGGGCGGCGGCGACCACTTGTTCCTGAACTGCACCTCGGGCCGCTCCTACCCCGCCGCCGTGCTCAGTTGGGACATCGATGGAGAGAAG GTGACGAACCCAGACCATTTAATCCACTACCCGCCCACGGCGCACGCGCACGGGCTGGTGTCTGTGGCGCTGGGGCTGCTGGTGCCGCGCGGGCGCAGCATGCAGGTGCGCTGCACGGCGCGCGTGGCGCCCGCGTGGCGCGAGGGCAGCGAGGCCGTCGTGGGCAGCCAGCTCAGTGACAGCAAAGAGGCTATGCTGTTag TGCGCAGTGCTGGAGCCCCCCTCGCCCCGAGTGCCGCCGCCGTCTGCGCCGCCGTACTATTTCTCACCTCAACAGCATTATCTTCGacgtga
- the LOC105395150 gene encoding uncharacterized protein LOC105395150 isoform X1, translating into MYFFILVLSLFIQESILLRIVKVTVPAYRVRGQTTQLECDYQLEGDILYSVKWYRDNEEFYRFMPKFDPPKHAYKIDGIKVDLGKSDSRRVVLQQVTLRSSGVYRCEVSAEAPSFASAAGEGRMEVIYLPREGPRITGNQQEGGGDHLFLNCTSGRSYPAAVLSWDIDGEKVTNPDHLIHYPPTAHAHGLVSVALGLLVPRGRSMQVRCTARVAPAWREGSEAVVGSQLSDSKEAMLLVRSAGAPLAPSAAAVCAAVLFLTSTALSST; encoded by the exons atgtatttttttatcttggTGCTCAGCTTATTTATTCAAG AATCAATTCTTCTTCGTATAGTAAAAGTGACAGTGCCAGCATACAGGGTGCGCGGCCAGACCACACAGCTGGAGTGCGACTATCAACTGGAAGGGGACATCCTGTATTCAGTGAAGTGGTACCGGGACAATGAGGAATTTTACAGATTCATGCCCAAGTTCGATCCGCCGAAACACGCCTACAAGATAGATGGCATCAAGGTcgat CTGGGCAAGTCGGACTCTCGTCGCGTGGTGCTGCAGCAGGTGACGCTCCGGTCCAGCGGCGTGTACCGCTGCGAGGTGTCCGCCGAGGCGCCCAGCTTCGCCTCCGCCGCAGGCGAGGGACGCATGGAAGTCATAT ACCTGCCTCGCGAGGGCCCTCGTATCACTGGCAACCAGCAGGAGGGCGGCGGCGACCACTTGTTCCTGAACTGCACCTCGGGCCGCTCCTACCCCGCCGCCGTGCTCAGTTGGGACATCGATGGAGAGAAG GTGACGAACCCAGACCATTTAATCCACTACCCGCCCACGGCGCACGCGCACGGGCTGGTGTCTGTGGCGCTGGGGCTGCTGGTGCCGCGCGGGCGCAGCATGCAGGTGCGCTGCACGGCGCGCGTGGCGCCCGCGTGGCGCGAGGGCAGCGAGGCCGTCGTGGGCAGCCAGCTCAGTGACAGCAAAGAGGCTATGCTGTTag TGCGCAGTGCTGGAGCCCCCCTCGCCCCGAGTGCCGCCGCCGTCTGCGCCGCCGTACTATTTCTCACCTCAACAGCATTATCTTCGacgtga